A genomic stretch from Enterobacter dykesii includes:
- a CDS encoding PTS transporter subunit EIIC has product MSLISGFVKSLSKLSMIGRALMLPISLLPAAGLLLAFGDKFHLPLMMNAGGVIFDNLPMLFAIGSAVGLASESGIAALSAAVSVFVTNITISTVLSITPEMASQGGKYAMVVGIPTLQMGVFGGLICGILAAWCYNRFHTMQLPEFLGFFSGKRFVAIATAFLSFLMGLLLPYVWQHIQAGIDALSVVVNGDNQAASTFIFGLVERALIPLGLHHIWYPSFWYSFGDYTTQAGQVIHGDQTIWFKMLEEGVKSFSSDTYQNAGKFMQGEFPLMLFALPAACLAMYHEAHTKNKKIAAGILFSAALTCFLTGITEPVEFTFIFVAPILYVFNAIMAGLAYMTMYLLHAHIAKSFSAGFIDYLSFGILPSFNGYQTNFLNAIIIGIPMGLIYYFTFRFVIRRFDVKTPGRTEVTANADDKSDSELATEIITLLGGAHNIDSVGACITRLRLEVAKSEVVDKDGLNGLGARGVVFVGDNGIQVIFGARAQFIAQTMSTMIGK; this is encoded by the coding sequence ATGAGTCTGATATCAGGGTTTGTTAAATCGCTGTCTAAGTTATCGATGATTGGTCGCGCCTTAATGCTGCCAATTTCACTGCTTCCCGCTGCGGGCCTGCTGCTGGCCTTCGGCGATAAGTTCCATCTGCCGCTGATGATGAACGCGGGCGGGGTGATCTTTGATAACCTGCCGATGCTGTTTGCCATTGGCTCCGCCGTGGGTCTGGCGTCAGAATCCGGCATCGCGGCGCTGTCTGCGGCGGTGTCGGTGTTTGTCACCAATATCACCATCAGCACCGTGCTGAGCATCACGCCGGAAATGGCCTCCCAGGGCGGGAAGTACGCCATGGTAGTGGGTATTCCGACGCTGCAGATGGGCGTCTTCGGCGGCCTGATCTGCGGTATTCTCGCGGCCTGGTGCTATAACCGCTTCCACACCATGCAGCTGCCAGAATTCCTGGGCTTCTTCTCCGGCAAGCGCTTCGTGGCCATTGCAACGGCGTTTCTGTCGTTCCTGATGGGGCTGCTGCTGCCGTACGTGTGGCAGCATATCCAGGCCGGTATCGACGCGCTCTCCGTCGTGGTTAACGGCGATAATCAGGCGGCGTCGACCTTTATCTTCGGTCTGGTAGAGCGCGCGCTGATCCCGCTCGGCCTGCACCACATCTGGTATCCGTCGTTCTGGTATTCGTTCGGGGATTACACCACCCAGGCGGGACAGGTGATCCACGGCGACCAGACCATCTGGTTCAAGATGCTGGAAGAAGGGGTGAAGTCCTTCAGCAGCGACACCTACCAGAATGCCGGTAAATTCATGCAGGGCGAATTCCCGCTGATGCTGTTCGCGCTGCCCGCAGCGTGCCTGGCGATGTATCACGAAGCCCATACGAAGAATAAGAAAATCGCGGCCGGTATTCTGTTCTCTGCGGCGCTGACCTGCTTCCTGACGGGGATCACCGAACCGGTCGAGTTTACCTTTATCTTCGTGGCGCCGATCCTGTACGTCTTTAACGCCATCATGGCGGGTCTGGCCTACATGACCATGTACCTGCTGCATGCGCATATCGCCAAGTCGTTCTCCGCGGGCTTTATAGACTATCTGTCATTCGGGATCCTGCCGTCATTTAACGGTTACCAGACCAACTTCCTTAATGCCATTATCATCGGCATTCCAATGGGCCTGATTTATTACTTCACGTTCCGCTTTGTGATCCGTCGTTTCGACGTGAAAACGCCGGGCCGCACTGAAGTGACCGCCAACGCGGATGATAAGTCTGATTCAGAACTCGCGACCGAGATCATCACCCTGCTGGGCGGGGCGCACAACATCGACTCCGTCGGCGCCTGTATCACCCGCCTTCGCCTGGAAGTGGCAAAAAGCGAGGTGGTCGATAAGGACGGCCTGAACGGACTCGGCGCGCGCGGCGTGGTCTTCGTCGGCGACAACGGTATTCAGGTGATTTTCGGTGCGAGAGCACAGTTTATCGCCCAGACCATGTCCACTATGATCGGCAAATAA
- a CDS encoding metal-dependent hydrolase, whose translation MPTVITHAAVPLCLGLGLGTKVIPPRLLFAGIVLAMLPDADVLAFKFGVAYGNVFGHRGFTHSLLFAFVVPILCVLTGRRWFRASLTRCWLFLTVSLLSHSLLDSITTGGKGVGWLWPWSDERFFAPWQVIKVAPFALSRYTTPYGHQVIISELLWVWLPGVVLMGLLWWRRR comes from the coding sequence ATGCCTACCGTTATTACACACGCTGCTGTTCCGCTTTGTCTGGGCTTAGGCCTCGGAACCAAAGTGATTCCTCCCCGCCTGCTGTTTGCCGGGATTGTCCTCGCCATGCTGCCGGATGCCGACGTGCTGGCGTTCAAGTTCGGCGTCGCGTACGGCAATGTTTTCGGCCATCGCGGCTTTACCCACTCCCTGCTGTTCGCCTTTGTGGTGCCGATACTTTGCGTGCTGACTGGACGACGATGGTTCCGGGCCAGCCTGACGCGGTGCTGGCTGTTTTTAACCGTGTCATTGCTGTCGCACAGCCTGCTGGATTCGATTACCACGGGCGGGAAAGGCGTCGGCTGGCTGTGGCCGTGGTCAGATGAACGCTTCTTCGCGCCGTGGCAGGTGATTAAGGTCGCGCCGTTTGCGCTGTCGCGCTACACCACGCCGTACGGGCATCAGGTGATTATCTCAGAGCTGCTGTGGGTGTGGCTGCCGGGAGTCGTGCTGATGGGGTTGCTGTGGTGGAGGCGGAGATAA
- the malI gene encoding Mal regulon transcriptional regulator MalI, with amino-acid sequence MKKVSIIDVAKHAGVSVSTVSLVLRQKGKISEATIEKVNAAINALGYVHNVAAANLRANTSNLIGLILRDFSDSFSIKVMASIVQDLEKQGYMVFLGQPQNDHDHLERCLLSFKQQGVAGVIYLASDTRTSTLPEQIRRCPLPLVVVSQSLLDEKCNLVMRDNRQAANLAVRYLIERGHRNIAYIGGREGCLIREQRLLGFRSAMTQNGLVWRDEYSPACSDDTLAAGFATRQLLEKNNTITALLCHSPDAMIGSISGIHQVGRTVGKDVFLTQQVALVGFEDMLHVNLTSPSFTYVSSASEETGRQAAGLIIRTLKEPTLQTQRITLSGQLIARESA; translated from the coding sequence TTGAAGAAAGTCAGCATTATTGATGTCGCAAAGCACGCGGGCGTGTCGGTCTCAACCGTCTCGCTGGTTTTGCGCCAGAAAGGGAAAATCTCAGAGGCAACGATCGAGAAGGTCAACGCCGCCATCAATGCGCTGGGCTATGTTCATAATGTCGCCGCTGCCAACCTCCGCGCCAATACGTCCAATCTGATTGGCCTGATCCTCCGTGACTTTAGCGACAGTTTCTCCATCAAGGTGATGGCGAGCATCGTCCAGGATCTTGAGAAACAGGGATATATGGTGTTTCTCGGCCAGCCCCAGAACGACCATGACCATCTTGAGCGCTGCCTGCTGTCGTTTAAGCAGCAGGGCGTCGCCGGGGTGATCTATCTGGCCTCGGATACCCGTACCTCCACCCTGCCGGAGCAGATTCGCCGCTGCCCGCTGCCGCTGGTGGTGGTCTCTCAGTCGCTGCTGGATGAAAAATGCAATCTGGTGATGCGCGATAACCGCCAGGCGGCAAACCTGGCGGTGCGTTATCTTATCGAGCGCGGCCATCGCAATATCGCCTACATTGGCGGGCGTGAAGGCTGCCTTATCCGCGAGCAGCGCCTGCTCGGTTTTCGCAGCGCGATGACGCAGAACGGGCTGGTCTGGCGAGATGAATACTCTCCGGCCTGCAGCGATGACACCCTGGCAGCGGGTTTCGCCACCCGCCAGTTGCTGGAAAAAAACAACACCATCACCGCCCTGCTCTGCCACTCTCCGGATGCGATGATCGGCTCCATCTCCGGTATTCATCAGGTCGGACGAACGGTGGGTAAAGATGTGTTTCTGACGCAGCAGGTCGCGCTGGTCGGTTTCGAAGATATGCTCCACGTTAACCTCACCTCACCGTCCTTTACCTACGTCTCATCCGCCAGCGAAGAGACCGGGCGTCAGGCTGCCGGGCTGATTATTCGCACGCTGAAGGAGCCGACGCTGCAAACCCAGCGCATTACGCTTTCCGGGCAGCTAATCGCGCGCGAGTCGGCGTAA
- the ppiB gene encoding peptidylprolyl isomerase B, translated as MVTFHTNHGDIVIKTFDDKAPETVKNFLDYCREGFYNNTIFHRVINGFMIQGGGFEPGMNQKETKEAIKNEANNGLKNTRGTLAMARTQAPHSATAQFFINVADNDFLNFSGESLQGWGYCVFAEVVEGMDVVDKIKAVSTGRSGMHQDVPKEDVVITSVTVSE; from the coding sequence ATGGTTACTTTCCACACTAATCATGGCGATATCGTAATCAAAACCTTTGATGACAAAGCGCCTGAAACAGTTAAAAACTTCCTGGACTACTGCCGCGAAGGTTTCTACAACAACACCATTTTCCACCGCGTGATCAACGGCTTTATGATCCAGGGCGGCGGTTTCGAACCTGGCATGAACCAGAAAGAGACCAAAGAAGCGATCAAAAACGAAGCGAACAACGGTCTGAAAAACACCCGCGGTACGCTGGCAATGGCCCGTACTCAGGCTCCGCACTCTGCCACCGCACAGTTCTTCATCAACGTGGCTGACAACGACTTCCTGAACTTCTCCGGCGAAAGCCTGCAGGGTTGGGGCTACTGCGTATTCGCAGAAGTGGTTGAAGGTATGGACGTGGTTGACAAGATCAAAGCCGTCTCTACTGGCCGCAGCGGTATGCACCAGGACGTTCCAAAAGAAGACGTTGTGATTACAAGCGTGACCGTCAGCGAGTAA
- the cysS gene encoding cysteine--tRNA ligase, translated as MLKIFNTMTRQKEEFKPIHAGEVGMYVCGITVYDLCHIGHGRTFVAFDVVSRYLRFLGYTLKYVRNITDIDDKIIKRANENGESFVALVDRMIVEMHKDFDALNIQRPDSEPRATHHIHEIIEITEKLIARGHAYVADNGDVMFSVPTDPTYGSLSRQDLDQLQAGARVDVVDVKRNPMDFVLWKMSKEGEPSWPSPWGEGRPGWHIECSAMNCKQLGKHFDIHGGGSDLMFPHHENEIAQSTCAHGGEYVNYWMHSGMVMVDREKMSKSLGNFFTVRDVLKYYDAETVRYFLMSGHYRSQLNYSEENLKQARSALERLYTALRGTDRSVPAAGGEAFEARFVEVMNDDFNTPEAYSVLFDMAREVNRLKSEDMAAANALASHLRKLSSVLGLLEQDPDVFLQSGAQADDGEVAEIEALIKARLEARQAKDWAAADTARNRLTEMGIILEDGPQGTTWRRK; from the coding sequence ATGTTAAAAATCTTTAATACAATGACGCGCCAGAAAGAGGAATTTAAACCTATCCATGCCGGGGAAGTCGGCATGTACGTGTGTGGTATTACGGTTTACGATCTCTGTCATATTGGCCATGGCCGTACCTTTGTCGCCTTCGACGTGGTGTCACGCTACCTGCGTTTTCTGGGCTACACCCTGAAATACGTGCGTAATATCACCGACATCGACGACAAAATCATCAAGCGCGCTAATGAAAACGGCGAAAGCTTCGTTGCGCTGGTCGATCGCATGATCGTCGAAATGCACAAAGACTTCGACGCCCTGAATATTCAGCGCCCGGACAGCGAGCCGCGCGCGACCCACCATATTCACGAAATCATCGAGATCACCGAAAAGCTGATCGCCCGCGGTCATGCCTACGTTGCGGACAACGGCGACGTGATGTTCTCCGTACCGACGGATCCAACCTACGGTTCGCTTTCCCGTCAGGATCTGGACCAGCTGCAGGCGGGCGCACGCGTTGACGTGGTTGACGTGAAGCGTAACCCGATGGACTTTGTGCTGTGGAAAATGTCCAAAGAGGGTGAGCCAAGCTGGCCATCCCCGTGGGGCGAAGGTCGTCCGGGCTGGCACATTGAATGTTCCGCGATGAACTGCAAGCAGCTGGGCAAGCACTTCGATATTCACGGCGGCGGTTCAGACCTGATGTTCCCGCACCACGAAAACGAAATCGCGCAGTCCACCTGTGCCCACGGCGGCGAGTATGTGAACTACTGGATGCACTCCGGGATGGTCATGGTTGACCGCGAGAAGATGTCTAAATCGCTGGGTAACTTCTTCACCGTGCGTGACGTGCTGAAGTATTACGATGCGGAAACCGTGCGCTACTTCCTGATGTCCGGCCACTATCGCAGCCAGCTGAACTATAGCGAAGAGAACCTGAAACAGGCGCGCTCTGCGCTGGAGCGCCTGTATACCGCCCTGCGTGGTACCGACAGGTCCGTTCCTGCAGCCGGCGGCGAAGCGTTCGAAGCCCGCTTTGTTGAGGTGATGAACGACGACTTCAACACCCCGGAAGCGTACTCCGTGCTGTTCGACATGGCGCGCGAAGTGAACCGCCTGAAGTCAGAAGATATGGCTGCGGCGAATGCCCTGGCGTCCCATCTGCGTAAGCTCTCCTCCGTGCTCGGCCTGCTGGAGCAGGATCCGGACGTGTTCCTGCAGAGCGGTGCGCAGGCGGACGACGGTGAAGTGGCGGAGATTGAAGCGTTGATCAAAGCGCGTCTGGAAGCGCGTCAGGCAAAAGACTGGGCGGCGGCAGATACGGCGCGTAATCGTCTGACCGAGATGGGCATCATTCTGGAAGATGGCCCGCAGGGCACCACCTGGCGCCGTAAGTAA
- the lpxH gene encoding UDP-2,3-diacylglucosamine diphosphatase, producing the protein MATLFIADLHLQTEEPAITAGFLRFLRGEAKSADALYILGDLFEAWIGDDDPNPLHREMAAAIHALVDSGVPCYFIHGNRDFLIGKRYARESGMTLLPEEQVLDLYGRKVLIMHGDTLCTDDTGYLAFRAKVHTPWIQKVFLALPLFIRNRIAARMRADSKAANSSKSMTIMDVNPQAVVSVMEKHGVQWLIHGHTHRPDVHSLLANGEPAHRVVLGAWHTEGSMVKVTPEGVELIAFPF; encoded by the coding sequence GTGGCGACACTCTTTATTGCGGATCTGCATCTGCAAACAGAAGAACCGGCGATTACCGCCGGTTTTCTGCGTTTTTTACGCGGTGAAGCGAAAAGCGCCGATGCGCTGTACATCCTGGGCGACCTCTTTGAAGCCTGGATTGGCGACGACGACCCTAATCCGCTGCACCGTGAAATGGCCGCCGCCATTCACGCGCTGGTAGATTCCGGCGTCCCCTGCTACTTCATTCACGGCAACCGTGATTTCCTGATCGGCAAGCGCTACGCCCGCGAAAGCGGCATGACGCTGCTCCCGGAAGAGCAGGTGCTCGACCTCTATGGCCGCAAGGTTCTGATCATGCACGGCGACACGCTCTGCACCGACGATACCGGCTACCTGGCGTTTCGCGCCAAAGTCCACACCCCGTGGATCCAGAAGGTGTTCCTTGCGCTACCGCTGTTTATCCGCAACCGCATCGCCGCCAGAATGCGCGCGGACAGTAAAGCCGCCAACAGCAGCAAATCCATGACCATCATGGACGTGAACCCGCAGGCCGTGGTGAGCGTGATGGAAAAGCATGGCGTTCAGTGGTTGATCCACGGTCACACCCATCGTCCTGACGTCCATTCCCTTCTCGCCAACGGCGAACCGGCCCATCGCGTGGTATTAGGTGCCTGGCACACCGAAGGCTCCATGGTCAAAGTCACGCCAGAGGGCGTGGAGCTGATCGCGTTTCCGTTTTAA
- the purE gene encoding 5-(carboxyamino)imidazole ribonucleotide mutase, with amino-acid sequence MSSRNNPARVAIVMGSKSDWATMQFAAEIFEILNVPHHVEVVSAHRTPDKLFSFAESAEENGYEVIIAGAGGAAHLPGMIAAKTLVPVLGVPVQSAALSGVDSLYSIVQMPRGIPVGTLAIGKAGAANAALLAAQILATHDKALHQRLAEWRKAQTDEVLDNPDPRGAA; translated from the coding sequence ATGTCTTCCCGCAATAATCCGGCGCGTGTCGCCATCGTGATGGGGTCCAAAAGCGACTGGGCTACCATGCAGTTCGCCGCCGAAATCTTTGAAATCCTGAATGTTCCGCACCACGTTGAAGTGGTCTCCGCGCACCGTACACCGGACAAACTGTTCAGCTTCGCCGAAAGCGCCGAAGAGAACGGTTATGAGGTGATCATCGCCGGTGCGGGCGGCGCAGCACACCTGCCGGGCATGATTGCCGCCAAAACCCTGGTGCCGGTACTGGGCGTTCCGGTCCAAAGCGCCGCGTTAAGCGGTGTGGATAGCCTCTACTCCATCGTCCAGATGCCGCGCGGTATTCCTGTCGGCACGCTGGCGATTGGTAAAGCGGGTGCTGCCAATGCCGCCCTGCTGGCGGCGCAAATTCTTGCGACGCACGATAAAGCATTACACCAGCGTCTGGCGGAGTGGCGTAAAGCCCAGACCGACGAGGTGCTGGACAATCCGGACCCGCGGGGTGCG
- a CDS encoding YdgH/BhsA/McbA-like domain containing protein: MKSIKTFVAVAALSLVSFGSFAQSVSATASTLDRAEAKIAAQAAEQGASYKITSAKVDNRVYMTAELTK; this comes from the coding sequence ATGAAATCCATCAAAACTTTCGTTGCAGTTGCCGCTCTTTCTCTGGTTTCTTTCGGTTCTTTCGCTCAAAGCGTGAGCGCAACCGCCTCTACCCTTGACCGCGCAGAAGCGAAAATTGCCGCGCAGGCTGCTGAACAGGGCGCGTCTTACAAAATCACCAGCGCGAAGGTCGACAACCGCGTGTATATGACCGCAGAACTGACGAAATAA